A region from the Aphis gossypii isolate Hap1 chromosome 1, ASM2018417v2, whole genome shotgun sequence genome encodes:
- the LOC126554525 gene encoding uncharacterized protein LOC126554525, with protein MSDNKFRGNYIDDKVTHTTSKVSSRSSNKEENRKRKCERRILLQPLAKDDMGQKHNDEMTKHTSTRPTIRHSRASTDLTSAACIKICEPHGNNRNSVADTGTAEARRGENDQRCRERYALVETPGCAGTFRMSIVSDPVCERDEECLIEFTVWKTMKSPRPRRLWFTVRHTMSPSAAVGIRSLEVWVDRKNDYPAKVIFLKK; from the exons ATGAGCGATAATAAGTTCCGAGGTAACTACATTGACGACAAAGTGACCCATACCACATCCAAGGTTTCCTCGCGATCGTCTAATAAAGAGGAAAATCGCAAAAGAAAATGCGAACGACGGATACTGCTGCAGCCGCTTGCCAAAGATGATATGGGGCAGAAGCACAACGACGAGATGACTAAACACACTTCGACGAGACCGACAATACGCCACTCTAGAGCATCGACTGACTTGACca GTGCAGcctgtataaaaatttgtgaACCGCACGGTAATAACCGAAACTCGGTCGCGGATACCGGAACCGCAGAAGCTCGTCGTGGTGAGAACGATCAAAGATGTCGCGAACGGTATGCTCTTGTAGAAACCCCTGGATGTGCCGGTACATTCAGGATGTCCATCGTTTCCGATCCCGTTTGTGAACGGGATGAAGAATGTTTAATAGAGTTCACAGTGTGGAAAACAATGAAAAGTCCCAGACCGAGAAGGCTGTGGTTTACGGTCAGACATACGATGTCACCCTCAGCCGCTGTCGGCATACGATCCTTGGAAGTCTGGGTGGATCGGAAAAACGACTATCCTGCTAAAGtgatatttttgaagaaatgA